The region AGACATGCTGCATGGCGGGTGATTCGCCGATAATATTTTCTAGTCCCAGTTTTTTATTGAGCTGACTGTGCAGGCTTACATTTTCGATTTCAATCTGGCGGGTTCGCAGGGAACGGTTTAGCAGCAATTCGAGTTTATCCAGATTGATTGGTTTGGTCAGGAAGTCATAGGCTCCGATTTTCATGGCCTCGACGGCGGTTTCTACAGAGCCGTAGGCGGTGAGAAGAATACAGATAATGTCGGGCTTACGAATGTGCAGTTCCTTGACCAGACTGATCCCATCCATGCCCGGCATGCGGATATCGGAAAGAATGACATCGATGGGATGTGCATCGACGATATCCAGCGCGGAGGACCCGTTGTCGGCGAGGAATATGTTGTACTTCCGTTTTAATGCACGGGACAGGCCTTCGCGGGTATTTTTTTCGTCATCCACGATGAGAATAGAGGCTTTTTCACTCATGATGTTCCTCGGTCGGTTCTTTTTGGGGTGCGTTCAGCAGTCGGATCCGACGATCTTCGCGCGGCAGATGAATGGTGAAGGTGGATCCCTGGTCAGGTTTACTCTGGATTTCAATCTCGCCGCCGTGGTCGCGGATGATACGTTGTACAATCATGAGGCCCAGTCCGTTACCATCATGTTTGGTGGTTTGAAACGGTTCAAAGATATGTCCCATGTGTTCGGGGGAGATTCCGGAACCGGTATCAACGAAGGCGATGATGACAAATCTGTCATTGCTGGTTAATTCCACAGTGAGTTGTCCTCCGGGAGTCATGGACTGGATGGCGTTGCGTATGAGGTTAAAGAAGACCTGTTTGAGCTGGTTGGCATCGCCCTGGATCGACGGGGTTGTTTCCTCTGCGGTAACTTTCAGGTTGATGTAACGATCGCTGATTTCCTGCGCAAGGAAATCGAGGCATTCCTGGAGCACAGTATCAATATGAAGACGCGTTAATTCCAGTGGAACGGGGCGAAGGGCGCTCAGAAACTGGTTTAGAATCTGATCGAGCCGCTCGACTTCGTGCGAGGCGACGTGCAGCAGTTCCTGCAGTGCTTCCGTATCTTCCGAGCGGGATAATTCATTCATTTCACGATGTAGCAGCTGCAGGTGAATGGTGAGTGAATTGAGAGGATTCCCTATTTCATGGGCTACACTTGCAGCCAGCAAAGTGATCGCTTGAAGCCGTTCGGATTCCATCACCTCGGCGGTATTCTGCCGTTCCAAGGTAATGTCACGAATCAGGATCACGGCCCCTTCCAAATCATTGTGGGTGGCCAGTGGGGTGGACGAGGATGAAACCAGTGTCAGGGGTACTATATAGAAGTTCAGGTAGCCATGCCGAGGATAGAAGGTTTCCACTTCGCGGGTGATGATGCGGCTCCACTCGGTTTCTTCCAGTTTAAGCAGTGCCTCCCATTCGATTTCGCGAAAAATCCGTCCGATTTCCTTTCCTGCGATCTCATCGTGATTAAATCCAAGCAGTTTTCCGGCGGAGTGATTGGCGTACATAATGATGCCGTGTTCATCGATGAGAATGATCCCTTCCTGGATGGCTTGCAGGACGGTCTCCATCAATCCTTTTTCCTGAGCCAGCCGCAAAAAATGCACTTGTAAACTGCCGGAATCCAACAGATCAAGACGTTCAATGACTTTATCAATGAACGCCTGATTCATTCGCGGGTTCTTTCTTTTTTTATCTGTCATAGGTGTCGCGAAACTCCTGGTTATCCTGTCTCCGTTCACTGCATTTTTTCATGCCGTCGCAAATAAATCTTTAACAATGCCTTCAGCCTTGCTTGACAGATGAATTTATTATTAATAAGCGATTACTAACTAATTTCAGTCCGTCATGCAGAAACAGCATGATGGTCTAAGAGAAAGGCTGATTCAAGGAGAATTAATAGAATGGCAACCGACGACGAAGAAAATATTTTCGGACTGCATCAGGGGTGTCCCGTGCATGGTGATGAAGCCATGAAGACGTGTTCGCATTGTGGGAATGAATACTGCGGTCGTTGTTTCCCGGCGATCAAAACCTGTCCTGATTGCTCGGTAGAAGAGTATGATGAGGAAGATGACGAATTCAGTGACGAGCCGGATTATTCTGATGTGGATGACTTGGACATTTTGCTGGGAACGGATGATGAATTTAACATCCTGTTAGACAGTGACGACATTCTGCCGCCCGATGACTTTACCTAAGTGCGGCTGTAATTGAATGAATGCCGCGCTACATATTGATGTCCGGCCTTTATTTCCAGATACGGTACACTCTGAGTTCAGACGGGTGGCTGATGAGGCCTTTGTACTGGATCCGCAGGAACAGGCATTAATCGAGGGCACGTGCAGCGTGCGTTTTCAGCAATTTTCCACAGGTCGCGTCATCGCAAGAAAATTGTTGAGGGAGATAGGGGCAGAAGCAGGTCCTCTGTTAAAAAACAGCATAGGGGCTCCGCAATGGCCGGACGGAGTGGCTGGATCGATTACCCACACACGGGAGTGGTGCGGGGTGGCGGTTGCATTAATTAGGCATGTCCAGGGGCTGGGGTTGGATATTGAGCAACCGGAACGGATGACACGTCAGATTGCGGAACGTATATTGATACCCAAAGAGCTGGGGTGGATTGACCATGTTGCGGAAGGGGACGGACTGCGTTGGGCTACGCTGTTTTTCAGTGCAAAGGAGGCGGTATATAAGGCACTGAATCCACTGACAGGAGCATGGATTGGATTTTCCGATGTGCGCATTATTCCGGATATGGCCCGCAGGACTTTTTCCGTAGCACTATATCATCAGGATGCCAAAGTGAATGATTTTGCCCCGTTGTTGCAGGGTCGGTTTTTCTTTGAATGCAACTATGTCGCCGCCGGGGTTTATATTTGCAGAAAATAGAAGCATCCTTGATTTTTTCGCGGTGTTTTCCTACAAATCGTTTTTTGCTTCGTGAGGCATGGTATACGCGGAGCATCAGTAGCAGAGGCGGGATTCTTATGGTAAAGCACCGGGTTAAGTACTTGATTATTGGAGGCGGACCCTGCGGACTGGGTACGGCACTGCATTTGAATGATGCAGGGGAACAGGACTGGGTGCTGCTGGAAGCACAGGATGCCTGCGGCGGGCTGTCCCGGTCGTTTACCGATGACGGCGGCTTTACCTGGGATTACGGTGGGCATGTTTTGTTTTCGCATTATCAGACCTTTGATCACTACATGGAGAAGGCTCTGGGGACAGAGGGTTGGCTGGCGCATGAACGGGAGAGCTGGGTCTGGCTGAAAAACCGGTTTATACCCTATCCTTTCCAATTTAACCTGCATCGGCTTGATCCCGTCGACCGCTGGGCGTGTGTTGAGGGACTGCTCCGCGCGCATACGCAAATGCAGGGTGGCGACGTGCCTGCTGATTTTTCCCAGTGGATGCAGCAGGTTATGGGGGAGGGCATCTGCCGCTTATTTATGAAGCCCTACAACGAAAAAGTCTGGGCATGGCCGGCCGAGGAGATGGATTACTCCTGGATAGGGGAACGCGTGGCAGTACCGCCGCTGGACGGGGTGATGCGTTCCATTTGTTTAAATGAAGACCATTATTCATGGGGGCCCAATAATCAGTTTCG is a window of Spartobacteria bacterium DNA encoding:
- a CDS encoding PAS domain S-box protein — encoded protein: MTDKKRKNPRMNQAFIDKVIERLDLLDSGSLQVHFLRLAQEKGLMETVLQAIQEGIILIDEHGIIMYANHSAGKLLGFNHDEIAGKEIGRIFREIEWEALLKLEETEWSRIITREVETFYPRHGYLNFYIVPLTLVSSSSTPLATHNDLEGAVILIRDITLERQNTAEVMESERLQAITLLAASVAHEIGNPLNSLTIHLQLLHREMNELSRSEDTEALQELLHVASHEVERLDQILNQFLSALRPVPLELTRLHIDTVLQECLDFLAQEISDRYINLKVTAEETTPSIQGDANQLKQVFFNLIRNAIQSMTPGGQLTVELTSNDRFVIIAFVDTGSGISPEHMGHIFEPFQTTKHDGNGLGLMIVQRIIRDHGGEIEIQSKPDQGSTFTIHLPREDRRIRLLNAPQKEPTEEHHE
- a CDS encoding 4'-phosphopantetheinyl transferase superfamily protein, producing the protein MNAALHIDVRPLFPDTVHSEFRRVADEAFVLDPQEQALIEGTCSVRFQQFSTGRVIARKLLREIGAEAGPLLKNSIGAPQWPDGVAGSITHTREWCGVAVALIRHVQGLGLDIEQPERMTRQIAERILIPKELGWIDHVAEGDGLRWATLFFSAKEAVYKALNPLTGAWIGFSDVRIIPDMARRTFSVALYHQDAKVNDFAPLLQGRFFFECNYVAAGVYICRK